Below is a window of Haloterrigena alkaliphila DNA.
AAGTACCAGCCGCTGATGGGCGCCGCGTTCAACCTCGCGGTCCTGCTGGCGTCGCTGATCGGCGTCTCGCTGGTGGTTCGAGAACTGAACTGACGGTCGAGTAGTCGAGTAGCGTCGCAGCGCGATTCTCGAGTCGATCGTTTTTCTCACGCGCCGTCCACTCGAGGCGAGACCCGCGTCGCGGCGCCGCTGTCGGCTGTGACGCCAGTAAAAATCGAAGCGATCGAACCGCGCGTTACCGCTCTTCGAGCGGGACGAACTCCTGATCCTCGGGGCCGGTGTACCGCGAGAGCGGCCGGATGAGTCGGTTGTCCTCCTGGTACTCGAGGACGTGGGCGATCCAGCCGCCGGCGCGGCTCATCGCGAAGATGGGCGTGTACATGTCGATCGGGATGCCGAGCTGATAGTAGACCGAGCCGGAGTAGAAGTCGACGTTCGGGGCGATCCCCTTCTCGCCGAGCCCCTGCTCCTCGGTGAGGTACTGCTCGATCGTCGTGGTGTAGTTGTACCACTTGTCGTCGCCCTCCTCGGCGAGTTCCTTGCTGCGTTCCTGCAGGATCTTCGCCCGCGGGTCCTTGACGTTGTAGACGCGGTGGCCGAAGCCGGGGATGCGCCGCCCCTCCTCGTTGGCCTGCTTGACCCACTCGCGGTGGTCGAGGTCGCTCTCGTCGATCTCGAAGAGGACCTCCATGACGTCCTGGTTCGCGCCGCCGTGGAGCGGCCCCGAGAGGGCGCTGACGCCGCCGGTGACGGCGCTGTAGATGTCGGCCATCGTCGAGCCGATCACCATCGACGTGAAGGTCGAGGCGTTCAGGCCGTGATCCGCGTGCAGGATGAGCGCCTGATCGAACGTCTCGGCGTGGACGTCGCTGGGCTCCTCGTCGGTCATCATGTAGAGGAAATTGGCCGCGAGCCCCAGGTCAGGGTGGGGGTCGACCGGCTCCTCGCCGAGTCGGTAGCGCTCGAAGGCCGCCAGCGCGGTCGGGATCTTGGCGGTGATCCGGCGTCCCTTCCGCAGCGTCGCCTCGAGGTCCTCGGGTTCGGCCTCGTCCTCGGGTTCGGTCGCCGAGAACATCGAGACCGCAGTCCGGAGTGCGGCCATCGGCTGCTCGTCGGCTGCGGCGAGCCGTTCCATGGTGTCGAGGACGTCCTCGGAGACCTCGCGCTCCTCGTTGATCGAGGCGATAAACGCCTCGAGTTCGTCCGCGGTCGGTAGCTCCCCGTGCCAGAGCAGGTAGACGACCTCCTCGTAGCTCGCGCCGCGAGCGAGATCCTCGATCGGGTACCCTCGATAGATCAGCCGACCTTCGTCACCGTCGATCGTACTGAGTCCGGACTCTGCGACAAGGACTCCCTCCAGCCCTTTCTTGAGATCGTCAGCCATAGTGGGAGTTTCGCATCCCACTGGAAAAGTATTGTCGTTTGTTCGCCGTCACGGCCGAACGCGTGCGAAGTCGCCGTTTCGTTCCGGGCACACGAACAACTGAACGCGGAAGACGGGTTTCGAAGTAGACGAACGTGTACCGAATTATCTATTACCGAATTAGTTTCCACTATTTTTCGAGTAACGCGTTCAGGAGCTTCGTCTGCGCCGCGGCGAGATGCTCGGTAAACGTCGACCGGGCGATGTCGAGTTCCTCGGCGACGTCGGTCGCGTTCGCCCCCTTGGGATACTCGAAGTAGCCCATCTCGTGGGCCGTCTCGAGGATCTCCCGCTGTCGCGCCGTCAACACGTCCCGATCGACGAGGATCGGATCCGTCGTCTCCTCGTCGTGGTCCTGGGTCAGTTCCTCGACGAGGACGCCGTCGAACCACTCCCGGAGATCGTCGACGATCTCGGCGATCTCGCTCAGCTCGAGCGTCCGGAAGGTCAGTTGCAGGGCGCCGTCCTCCGCGCTGACGGAGGAGACCGGCGTCCCGGTCAGTTCGACGACCTCGCACGCGCAGTCGGCGTCGGCCTCGCGCTCGAACCGGTAGACGGCCTCCCGCTCGTTGGCCTGGACGGGCGTTAGCTCGGTCGCCGTGCCGGCGTCGGCCGCCTCGGCGGATCCGGCGGCGACGCCGAACTCCTCGACGACCGTCCCGTCGCTCGAGGCGCGCGAACGCGTGACGGAGGTGATCGGCTCGTCCGTCGCCGTCGACGCGTCGGCGATCGGGCAGTTCGCGGGATCCTGAACGACGACTGTTGCTCGAAACCCGGTCATGCAAGTGCGTTACATCCCGATCGTAATAACCCGCCACCGGAATTCCCGGCGAGTGGAAACACCGAACGCCTCCGGACTGCTCGACACGAATCGTCGCTGGCGCTGGATTCTACGAGGAACGCCGGCGCGTGCGCCGAATGCGTTCGCGTTCGGAGGAGACGAGAACCGCCGACCCCGACGGTCGGCGAATCGAAGAAGAACGGTCGCAGTTCGGTCAGGCCCGCTGCCCGAGTTTTTCGCGGCTGATGTGGACGCCGGTCGGCGTGATGATCATCTGGTCGTCGCCCTTCCGGACGATGTCGCCGTCGACCTCCTGGGCGACCTGGCGGAGTTCGTCGACGATGTGCTCGACGGTGCTGTCCGCGGTTCGCAGGCGGGTGATGTCCGCGATGACGATGTCGCCGTCGTAGACGGCGTCTTTGATGTCGATCGCGTCGGTCTGGTCGCTGATCTCGGCGATGTGCACCTGCATGGCCGCCTCGGCCGAGTCCGCGGAGGTATCGTCGAGATCCAGTTCGACGTAGTCCTCGGCCGTGCGGGATTGCCCCCCACCGAGGATTTTGCTCATGAGTCCCATTGGCGTAACCCACCGGGGCCGCCAGTATAGTTCTTACGTCAGACGCACTGTCAGGACGCAGTGATCGTCCGTCCCGATTCGTACCAGTGCCGACACGGGCGACGGTCGCGGTGACGCGCCCGCGCACTGATCGGTATGTTCCCGTTGTACCGATCACCGTCCCCGTATTTTTGGTCTCGAAGCACGACGGAGAACCCGTGACCTTCAGCATCTGCGTTCGCGAAGCCTACGAGACGACTGAGGGCGACTCTCACCACCGCTTCGGGGTCGCCGTCACGACCCGCCTGCCCGGCGTCGGTACCCTCTGCCCGTTCGTCGGCGAGGACGGCGCCGTCGCGACCCAGAGCCTCGTCAACGTCGACCTCGGCGAGCGCGGCCTCGCGTACCTCGAGGACGGCCTCGCGGTCGACGACGCGCTCGAGGCGCTGCTCAACGCCGACGACGCCGCGCCGCAGCGACAGCTCCACGGCGTCGGCCGCGAGGGAACCTTCGCCTTCTCCGGCGCGGAGTGCGTCGACTGGTTCGGCCACGAGGAGCGCGAGCACTTCACCGTCGCCGGCAACATGCTGACCGGCGAGGCCGTCCTCGAGGCGACCGCCGCGAACTACGCGGAAAACGCCGTCCACGAGACGACCGACCCGTGGACGGGCCCGGAGAGCGTCACCGACGAGGCCGAAACCGACCCGCTCGCGAAGCGCCTGATCGACGCCCTCGCCGCGGGTTACCTCGAGGGCGGCGACAAGCGCGAGGAGCTCCCGATCCAGAGCGCTGCGGTCGCGGTCGCGACGACCGAACACCGCGACGTCGTGCCGCCGTACAACGACCTCCGCGTCGACGCGACCGAGACCCCCGTCGACGACCTGCGGGAGACGTACGCCCTCGCGAGGCGAGGGTACGTCGACACGCTCGCGCGCTACGGAGATGCCTTCGAGGACGACTCGCTCGAGGACCTCGACGAGTAGCCGCTCGAGCGAGACGGGTTCCGGACGCGCGAACTCGAATCGCAGTGCGCCAGCGCCGCGGCGTCGGTTGTGCTGTGGCGCGCGCTATCGATCGACCCGAGCGAAGCGAGGGTCGATCGTATGACACTGCGCGAGGTCGTCGCGAGGAACACGAGCGACTGCGTGGAAGACGCGAAGCGTCTTTCGAACGACAGTGAGTGAGCGAATCGGTTGGGGAGGTCGTGGAAATCCCCGCTGCCACGACAGCAAGTGGTGCGGGAGCGGTATCGGGCAGATCGGTAAACGATCGGGAAATCGACACTTCACGAGAGACGCTGACTTCACAGAGAATTCGGAGCCGGATTGAACGCCGTCCTCGAGCGAGATCGTAATGGAAAGGAGAACCCTGCACACCGTGGCAGCACGGAATTGCCACACCCTCCCCAACCGATTCGTTCGCTCCCAACGGTCGCTCACTCATCCCTCGCACGAGATCGTCGACCGCCCTCGAATCCTCTCGGCCGGTCGACAGCGCGCGCCACCGTTCGGAAGCCTGAC
It encodes the following:
- a CDS encoding cell division protein SepF, with amino-acid sequence MGLMSKILGGGQSRTAEDYVELDLDDTSADSAEAAMQVHIAEISDQTDAIDIKDAVYDGDIVIADITRLRTADSTVEHIVDELRQVAQEVDGDIVRKGDDQMIITPTGVHISREKLGQRA
- a CDS encoding DUF1028 domain-containing protein; protein product: MTFSICVREAYETTEGDSHHRFGVAVTTRLPGVGTLCPFVGEDGAVATQSLVNVDLGERGLAYLEDGLAVDDALEALLNADDAAPQRQLHGVGREGTFAFSGAECVDWFGHEEREHFTVAGNMLTGEAVLEATAANYAENAVHETTDPWTGPESVTDEAETDPLAKRLIDALAAGYLEGGDKREELPIQSAAVAVATTEHRDVVPPYNDLRVDATETPVDDLRETYALARRGYVDTLARYGDAFEDDSLEDLDE
- the citZ gene encoding citrate synthase, with protein sequence MADDLKKGLEGVLVAESGLSTIDGDEGRLIYRGYPIEDLARGASYEEVVYLLWHGELPTADELEAFIASINEEREVSEDVLDTMERLAAADEQPMAALRTAVSMFSATEPEDEAEPEDLEATLRKGRRITAKIPTALAAFERYRLGEEPVDPHPDLGLAANFLYMMTDEEPSDVHAETFDQALILHADHGLNASTFTSMVIGSTMADIYSAVTGGVSALSGPLHGGANQDVMEVLFEIDESDLDHREWVKQANEEGRRIPGFGHRVYNVKDPRAKILQERSKELAEEGDDKWYNYTTTIEQYLTEEQGLGEKGIAPNVDFYSGSVYYQLGIPIDMYTPIFAMSRAGGWIAHVLEYQEDNRLIRPLSRYTGPEDQEFVPLEER
- a CDS encoding helix-turn-helix domain-containing protein produces the protein MTGFRATVVVQDPANCPIADASTATDEPITSVTRSRASSDGTVVEEFGVAAGSAEAADAGTATELTPVQANEREAVYRFEREADADCACEVVELTGTPVSSVSAEDGALQLTFRTLELSEIAEIVDDLREWFDGVLVEELTQDHDEETTDPILVDRDVLTARQREILETAHEMGYFEYPKGANATDVAEELDIARSTFTEHLAAAQTKLLNALLEK